One Deltaproteobacteria bacterium DNA window includes the following coding sequences:
- the phnD gene encoding phosphate/phosphite/phosphonate ABC transporter substrate-binding protein: MQAILALSLVVSSLVSNPDLLLQTGDKAPPYSMRDLDGNVFSLRDLTGPTAATPSKTVLMVFFATWCEPCKAELPDLRQIEKLWKTREVQVVHIGLSQNTETLLPFSLEQRITWPLVPDSFGLLGRRYGVDQLPHLFIINRDGDIAYQKRGLDPSLFETLNAQLALATGYEAPVVTSKRATNATKSAVVARFEQELKFARAPSSEDSAARWQPLATYIGEHAKARIDMVQEKAYTHFERGIKNAKYDLFNAGPMLCSEALKNYEPAALIEREGSRSYTGITFVPRKSAIKSVADLKGKTIGMVSATSTSGGLYPQKLLLDAGLRPGKDVRIKWFGSHAKVANAVKKGWVHAGACFEDCRNLAWKTQQQKTKATRILAYTADIPAEMIMIKRSLPAETKAAIRQALTKTDDRKGILARISQQEPPISGIVAATEQELESVQKVVKQVRAKNKKN, translated from the coding sequence ATGCAGGCTATTCTCGCCTTGTCCCTAGTGGTTTCGTCTCTTGTATCTAATCCCGACTTGCTCTTGCAGACTGGGGATAAAGCACCGCCGTATTCCATGCGCGATCTGGATGGCAACGTATTCTCGCTAAGGGACCTGACAGGCCCAACTGCGGCAACGCCCTCTAAAACGGTACTGATGGTATTCTTCGCGACTTGGTGTGAGCCTTGTAAAGCGGAACTGCCAGACCTTCGACAAATCGAAAAGCTATGGAAGACCCGTGAAGTTCAGGTCGTTCATATTGGGCTCTCCCAGAACACCGAAACGCTCTTGCCCTTCTCGCTTGAGCAACGGATTACCTGGCCACTGGTCCCGGATTCATTCGGACTCCTTGGCAGGCGCTATGGCGTCGACCAGCTGCCGCACCTCTTTATTATCAACCGAGATGGAGATATCGCGTATCAAAAGCGTGGCCTCGATCCGAGCCTCTTTGAAACGTTGAATGCGCAGCTCGCACTCGCCACTGGCTATGAAGCGCCCGTTGTCACTTCTAAGCGCGCAACCAATGCAACGAAATCAGCCGTTGTTGCCCGCTTCGAGCAAGAGCTTAAATTTGCCCGTGCACCCTCTTCAGAGGACTCTGCTGCTCGCTGGCAACCGCTGGCAACTTATATCGGTGAGCACGCCAAGGCTCGAATCGATATGGTTCAGGAAAAGGCATATACGCATTTCGAACGCGGTATTAAAAATGCCAAGTACGACCTGTTCAACGCAGGACCTATGCTTTGCAGTGAAGCACTCAAGAATTACGAGCCTGCTGCCCTGATTGAGCGCGAAGGATCTCGCTCTTATACGGGAATCACGTTTGTACCTCGCAAGAGTGCAATCAAATCAGTTGCCGATCTCAAGGGTAAAACCATCGGAATGGTTTCTGCCACTTCGACAAGTGGTGGTCTCTACCCACAAAAACTGCTCCTCGACGCGGGTCTCCGCCCGGGTAAAGACGTAAGAATCAAATGGTTTGGAAGCCATGCGAAGGTAGCCAATGCAGTGAAAAAAGGCTGGGTTCACGCTGGAGCATGCTTTGAAGACTGCCGAAATCTCGCTTGGAAAACCCAACAGCAAAAGACTAAAGCTACCCGAATTCTTGCCTACACTGCTGATATTCCAGCAGAAATGATTATGATCAAACGCAGTTTGCCTGCCGAGACCAAGGCAGCTATCCGTCAGGCTCTCACTAAAACTGACGACCGAAAAGGCATTCTGGCCCGTATTTCACAGCAAGAACCTCCTATTTCCGGGATAGTAGCCGCAACAGAGCAAGAACTTGAGTCTGTTCAGAAGGTTGTGAAGCAAGTCAGAGCCAAAAACAAAAAGAATTAA